The Microbacterium sp. SORGH_AS_0428 genome contains the following window.
CGCAGCATGCGCGAACTGGCTCGCACCGCCCAGGGTCAGGTGACCCGCACCAAGACCGCAGTCGTACGCGCCGCACGCCCGGCCCGCGCCGGCCGCAGCTTCCGCAAGCCCCTGCGCAGCGTCGTGATCCTCAGCATGGTCGGTGGTCTCGTCGCGACCGTCGCCCTTCCCGCCTACGCCGCGTTCAACGGCGGTACAGATGCGGCGACCATCGAGCAGGTGGCGGCAGAGAACCCGCAGTCGCTCGTCGTCGCCTCCACCGTCACCTCGGCGGGTCTCGACCGCGGCAGCTATGCGGCGACCACGCCCGAAGAGGTCGAGAAGAAGAAGGCCGCCGAAGCCGCCGCCGCGCGCATCGCCGCCGCCGGTTCCGCCGCCTCGTTCTCCGCCGCCAACATCGACCTGAACATGGTCGCCCCCGGCAGCGGTGCCGTGCGTTGGCCGCTCGACATGTCGCAGATCCGCGTCGGTCGCGGATTCGGAGCCGACGGCTATCACCAGGGCGTCGACCTGCTCGGCGCGGCCGGTACCCCCGAGTTCGCCGCCGCCGCAGGAACCGTGCGCGTCGCCGGCTGGTACTACGGCTACGGCTACGCGGTCGTGCTCGACAGCGTGATCAACGGCCAGAGCGTCACCACCCTGTACGGCCACATGACCCAGACTCTGGTGAACCCGGGCGACTACGTCGAGGCCGGCCAGATCATCGGCCTGATGGGAAGCACCGGCTCCTCCACCGCCAACCACCTCCACTTCGAGGTGCGCATCGGCGGCGGCCTGGTCGATCCCTACGCCTGGCTGCAGGCCAACGCGGGCTGACCCCGACACGATTCCGAGAGTTCATCAAGCACGCGTCCCGGGCGCGTCGCGGTGGGCTACCCTGAGGGCACGACGCTGAGAGAAGCGGAGGGCGCCGATGGGCAGTTCGCCACGCATCCGAACCATGGATGCGCTCGGTCTGCTCGTCCTTCGGCATCACGTGACCGACACTCACGGGTTTCCCGTGCGTTCAAGGCGCTGTCTATGAGACAGCGCCTTTTTTCATGCCTCCGCACCCCCGATGCGTCCATCGAATCGAATATCCGCGAAGCCGTCCGGGCCATTCGAGAGGACAGGGAATGCGCACACTGGTGCTGAACGCCGGCTACGAGCCATTGGCCGTCGTCTCCTTCAAGCGAGCACTCGTGCTCGTCATGAACGAGAAGGCGACCATCGTCGAACGCGTCGAGGACGTGCCCATCTGGGGGACGACGCAGATCTATGACCGGCCCGCGGTCATCATCCTCACCCGCTACGTGCGCATACCGAATGTGCGCAACGTGCCGGTCACCCGCCGGGGCGTGCTGCGCCGCGACGGGCACCGTTGCGCCTACTGCGGGAAGGCCGCATCCACCATCGACCATGTGCTGCCGCGTTCCCGCGGCGGGCGCGACACCTGGCAGAACCTGGTGGCGTGCTGCCTGCGCTGCAACAACGTCAAGGGGGATCGCACGCCGCAGGAGATGTCGTGGACGCTGCGGCTCGTGCCGGATGTGCCCCACGGTTCGGGCTGGAGCGTGCGCGGGACCGAGCGGGCCGATCCGCGGTGGGAGCCGTACCTGGCGCTCGCCGCCTGAGCCCTCCTACCGCTCGAGCCGCTCGCTCCAGTGCTGCAGGATGCGGGCGAGCTGCTCCGCATCCGGCGCGTCCAGCATCGCGACCAGTCGATGTTCGTTGGCGATGTGGGCGGTGAACGCGTCGTCGATCAGCGCGCGTCCCGAAGCGGTCAGCGCGACCAGGCGGCGCCTGCCGTCGGCATCGGACCCGGAGCGCGTGACGAGGCCACGCTCGACGAGGCGGTCGACGCGTTTGGTGAGCCCGCCCGAGGTGACCATGGTGTGCTCGGCCAGCTCGCCGGCAGGTCTGCTGTGGGGCGCGCCTGCCCGCCGGAGTGAGGCGAGCAGGTCGAACTCCGCCTCGGTGAGCCCGAAGCGGGCGTAGACCGCGGTGAGCTCGCGGGTGAGAGCCAGGCCCACGCGGTGGATGCGGCCGATCACGCCCTGGGGGGAGGGGTCGAGATCTGGGCGCTCTCGTCGCCAGTCGTCCTGGATGCGGCTGACGCGATCCTCGGTTCCGCTCATGCGACCACGATATCTTCCATGGAAGGTAGTATTTCCTTCCATGGAAGATAAATGGCGACGGTGGATCCTCGTCACCGCGATCGCACCGATCGCCTGGGGCAGTACCTATGTCGTGACCCGGCACCTGTTGCCGCCCGATGTCCCGCTGTGGGGCGCTGTCATCCGATGCCTGCCCGCGGGACTGCTCGTGCTGCTGTTCGCCCGCCGGCTGCCGCGCGGCTCGTGGTGGTGGCGGTCGCTGCTGCTGGGCCTCTTGAACGTCGGCGGCTTCAGCGTGCTGATCTACATCGTCGGCCAGCGGCTTCCCTCGAGCCTGGCGGCGACCCTCATGTCCACCTCCGCGGCGTGCATCATGCTCTTCGCCTGGGCGCTGCTGGGGCAGCGGCCGCGCCTCGCCGCTGCGCTGGGGGCGGCCGTCGGGATCGCGGGTGTCGTGCTCATGCTCGGCGTCGGCGCGGGGTCGGTCGATCCGTGGGGCATCGCCGCCTCGCTGGGGGCCATGGTCGCCTCCTCCTTCGGGTTCGTGCTCACCTCGCGCTGGGGGCAGGGCGTGCCGGCCCTCGCGATGACGTCGTGGCAGCTCTTGGCGGGCTCCGTCGTCCTCGTGCCCGTCGCGCTGGTCGTCGAGGGGCCGCCCCCGCAGCTCACGCCCGAGGGCTTCGTCGGGTTCGCCTACGTCATGCTCATCGGTACGGCGGTGGCCTACGCGGCCTGGTTCGCCGGTCTGCAGCGGCTGCCCGCCGCCGCGGTCGGTCTCGTCGGGCTGCTGAATCCGGTCACCGGCGTCGTGCTGGGGGTCGTGCTCGCGGGGGAGTCGTTCGGTCCGGCGCAGGTGGTCGGGCTCGCTCTCGTGCTCGGCGGCGTGGTGTGGGGCGTGCTGCCGCATCGCCGACGCGTGCTGCGGCAGGAATCGGTCGTCGGTCGGCAGTCGGGTGAGGCGCCGCAGCGGGCGTCGCGTGGTGGGATGAAGGCATGACGCGCGCGCTCGTGGTGATCGACATGCAGAAGGGGTTCGACGACCTGGAGTTCTGGGGGCCGACGGCGAACCCGCAGTGCGAGCAGAACGTCGCCGCGCTGTTGCGGTACGCCGACCTCGAGGGCATCCCGGTCGTCGTGGTCCGCCACGACTCTCGCAGCGAGACATCTGTGCTGCATCCGTCTGCCGCCGGCAACGCGCTCGTCGATGTCGTCGGCCGCGCCCCGGCCGCGCTGCTGATCACCAAGAGCGTGAACTCCGCGTTCTACGGCGACCCCGACCTGCATGCCTGGTTGCAGGAGCGGGGGATAGGGGAGCTGCTGATCTGCGGCATCCAGACCAACATGTGCGTCGAGACGACCGCGCGCATGGCCGGCAACCTCGGGTACGACACCACGGTGGTGTGGGATGCGACCCGCACCTTCGATCTCGATGCCGAGATCAGCGGCATGGGGCGCGTGACGCGAACGGCGGCGGAGATCATGGCGACCACGGCCCTCGTCCTTCAGCAAGGCGGGTTCGCCCGCATCCGGACGACGGCCGAGATCGTCGGATCCGAGCGACGTGTGCACGATCGATCGCTGGCCTGATGTCCCAGGCGGCACGTAGGGTGCCGCCTGCCCCACTCCTCGTGCAGACGTCGCGGGTCTGCGCGCGAAGGGGATGTCCGAACTCGTTCGTATCTTCGAATCTGACATTGAAGAACTAGAACATCCGTTCTAGCCTGTCGGAGTGAAGGTGATCGTGCGAGAAGACGCCGTGGGTGAGGTCCATCGCCTCCGCGCGCAGCTCGAGCGCGTTCAAGGCCGGCGGATGGATGCGGCCGTGCGGCCGGTGCACCCGGCGCTGGCCGAGCTCCTTCCCGGCGGGGGGCTGCGTGCCGGCTCCGCCTATACGGTCGCCCCCTCGACGTCGTTGCTGCTCTCGCTGCTCGCCCGTCCCTCGCGCGAGGGGGCGTGGTGCGCGGCCGTGGGGATGCCGGAGCTGGGCGCCGAGGCCGCGGCGGGGCTGGGGGTCGCGCTCGAGCGCCTCGTCCTCGTCCCCGAGCCCGGCCCGCGCTGGCTGGCCGTGGCCGCGACCCTCGCCGAGGTCATGCCGGTGGTCGCCGTGCGCCCGGCCGGCGCGGTCTCGGATGCCGAGGCCTCCCGCTTCATGGCCCGACTGCGCGACCGCGGGGCAAGCCTTCTGGTGCAGGGGGTCTGGCCGCAGGCGGAGGCCGCGCTGCAGATCGTCGATTCCCAGTGGGACGGACTCGGCGACGGCTACGGCTACCTGTCGTCGCGCACGGTGACGATCGCCGTGCAGTCGCGCCGCTCTCCCGTGCCCCGGCGGGCGCGTCTCATGCTTCCCGATCGCGACGGCGCCCTCACTGCCGTCGCTCCCGCAGCTCCCGTGCCCATGAGGGCGGTGGGCTAGATGCCCGTGCGCGCTCTCGTCGTCTGGATCCCGGACTGGCCGGTGGTCGCCTTCGGACGCGAGAGCGGCGAGGATGCGGCGGCGGTCGCCGTCGTCGAGAAGAACGTCGTGGTCGCCTGCTCCGCAGCGGCCCGTGCCGACGGGGTGCGCCGTGGCCAGCGTCGTCGCGACGCGCAGGGCGCCTGTCCTCGTCTGCAGATCGTGGCGATGGATGCGGCACGAGATCATCGCGCCTTCGCACCGCTCGTGGCGGCGATCGAACGTCTCGCGCCGCACGTGCAGATCATCCGCCCGGGGCTCTGCGCCCTGAAGGCGCGGGGGCCCGCCCGCTATTACGGCGGCGAAGAGGAGGCGGCGAACGTGCTGCGTGCGGCGCTGCACGAGGCGGGCGTGAACGATGTCCGCATCGGCATCGCCGACGGCCCTTTCACCGCCGAGCAGGCAGCCCGTGCCGCAACGACCGCCGAGGCGCCGGTGCGGTGCGTGCCTTCGGGGCTCTCAGGACCGTTCCTCGCGCCCCTGCCTGCCACCCTGCTGCACGACGCCGGTGCCGAGACCTCGCTCGCCTCGCTGCTGGCGCGACTGGGAATCCACACGCTGGGTGCGTTCGCCGAGCTGCCGACCGACGGCATCCGCGATCGCCTCGGCGAGCAGGGCGTGCGGCTTCAGGCGCTCGCCGCGGGAGCGGACTCCCGCACGGTGACCCCCCGCGACGTACCGCCCGAGCTCGATCGCGAGGTCGTGTTCGAGCCGCCGGTCGAACTCGCCGAGCAGGCTGCCTTCGGGATGCGGGTGGCCGCGGAGGAGTTCATCGCGGGTCTCGACGCGCTGCGGCTGGTGTGTACCGAGCTGCGCGTGGAGCTCGAGTCCGAGCGGGGAGAGCGCAGCGAACGGGTTTGGCTGCATCCGGGAACCTTCGATGCGGCGGCGGTCGTGGACCGGGTGCGCTGGCAGCTCGCCGAGCAGCAGGAGCTGCGCAGCCCCGTGGCGCGCGTGCGCATCTCACCCGAAGCCGTCGACGACCAGGCTCACCACGTCCCGGGGCTGTTCGGACGGGGAGAGCGCGAGAAGGTGCACCACGCCCTCTCGCGGGTGCAGGCGATGCTCGGGCATCGGAGCGTTCTGACGCCGGTCATCGCCGGTGGGCGCTGGCTCGACGAGCGACAGGTGATGGTGCCCTGGGGTGACCGCGCGATCGCCCCGCGCGACGCGTCGCTGCCCTGGCCGGGGTCGCTGCCGGCGCCGCTGCCGACCACGGTGTTCCCCGAGCCCCGTCCGGCCGAGGTACGTGATGCCGAGGGCGCCCGCATCCTCGTCGACGAGCGCGGGGCGCTGTCGGGAACGCCCGCCGACATCGCCGTCGGGGGAGTCCGGCGCGGGGTGCTCTCGTGGGCGGGGCCGTGGACGGTCATCGAACGCGAGTGGGATGCGGCCCGCCGCCGTGTGGCGCACCGGTTCCAGATCGTCGACGCCGCTCAGGTCGCCTGGCTGCTCGTGCACGAGGACGCTCGCTGGAGCGTCGAGGCGAGGTACGACTGATGGGCTGGCACAACCCGCCCGTCCCGTGGTCTGAGCTCGAACGCGCCCTCAGCGACGCGCGCCGCCCGAGGCCCGTTCCCGCCGGGGCGGACGGTGGCGACAGTCCGGCGTGGTCGCACAAACGCGGCCCCTATGTGCCGCCGGCGATCGAGCGCCCCGAGCAGGTCGTGCCCTACGCCGAGTTGCACGCGCACTCGTCGTACTCGTTCCTCGACGGGGCGTCCTCGCCCGAGGAGCTCGTCGAGCAGGCCGAGCGACTGGGGCTGCACGCCCTCGCCGTCACCGACCATGACGGCTTCTACGGTTCGGTGCGTTTCGCTGAGGCGGCGGAGCCCCGCAGGCTGCAGACGGTGTTCGGTGCCGAGCTGTCGCTCGATCTGCCCGCCCCGCAGAAGGGTCGCCCGGATCCGGTCGGACGTCATCTGCTGGTGCTCGCCCGCGGGCAGGAGGGGTACCACCGCCTCGCGGGCGCCCTCACCCGCGCCCAGCTGCGGGGCGCTGAGAAAGGGCGTCCGGTGTACGACGTCACCGAGCTCGCCGAGCAGTCCGGCGGCCCGAGTGATCCGCAGTGGGCCGTGTTCACCGGATGCCGCAAGGGCGCCGTGCGTCAGGCGCTCGCGCTCGAAGGCCCCGCGGGGGCGGCGCGCGAACTCGACCTGCTCGTCGACCTGTTCGGACGGGATGCGGTGCAGGTCGAGCTCATCGATCACGGCGACCCGCGCGACACCCGCACCAACGACATCCTCGCCGCCCTCGCCGCAGAGCGCGGCCTTCCCGTCGTCGCGACCGGAAACGTGCACTACGCGGTGCCCGAGCGGCGGCTCCTGGCGGCGGCGATCGCCGCCGTGCGGGCGAATCGCAGCATGGACGAGCTCGACGGCTGGCTCCCCGCCCACGGTGGCGCCTTCCTGCGCTCGGGCGCCGAGATGGCAGCCCGCTTCGCCCGGTATCCCGGCGCGGTCGCGCGCAGTGTCGCGCTCGCCGACGAGCTGGCGTTCCCGCTGCGCAAGGCTTCGCCCGCGCTGCCCAAGCTCCCCGTTCCCGAGGGGCACACGCCCATGTCGTGGCTGCGGCAGCTGGTGTGGGACGCGGTGCCGCGCAACTATCCAGACCTCACCGAGGACCAGCGTCGGCGCATCGAACGCGAGCTCGAGGTCATCGAGATGAAGGACTTCCCCGGATACTTCCTCATCGTCTACGGCATCGTGCAGGAGGCCCGGCGCCGCGGCATCCTCTGCCAGGGTCGCGGCTCGGCGGCGAACAGCGCCGTCTGCTATCTGCTCGACATCACGGCGGTCGATGCGATCGCCTACAACCTGCCGTTCGAGCGGTTCCTGTCGAGTCTGCGCGACGAGGAACCCGACATCGACGTCGACTTCGACTCCGATCGGCGCGAGGAGATCATCCAGTGGGTCTACCAGCAGTACGGGCGGGAGCGCGCCGCGCAGGTCGCCAATGTCATCCAGTACCGCCCCAAGAACGCCGTGCGCGACATGGCGCGGGCACTCGGGTTCTCACCCGGACAGCAGGACGCCTGGTCGAAGCAGGTCGAGCGTTGGGGTGCGTCGCTCGAGAGCGCGCCCGACCACGACATCCCGGATCAGGTCGTGGCCTATGCGACCGAGCTGCTCAAGGCGCCGCGCCACCTCGGCATCCACTCCGGCGGCATGGTGCTCACCGAGCGACCGGTGGGCGAGGTCGTGCCGATCGAGCACGCCCGGATGCCGGGGCGCACCGTCATCCAGTGGGACAAGGACGACGCCGCCTGGATGGGGCTGGTCAAGTTCGACCTGCTCGGGCTCGGAATGCTCTCCGCTCTCCAGTACTGCTTCGACCTGATCCGGTCGGCGACGGGGGAGACGTGGGAGTTGCGTTCCCTGCCGAAGGAGGAGGCGGCGGTCTACGACATGCTGTGCCGCGCCGATTCGATCGGCGTGTTCCAGGTCGAGTCGCGCGCGCAGATGGGGTTGCTGCCACGCCTGCAGCCCCGGGCGTTCTACGATCTCGTGATCGAGATCGCCCTCGTCCGCCCCGGCCCGATCCAGGGCGGGGCGGTGCATCCGTTCGTGCGGCGCAAGCTCGGCCACGAAGAGGTGACGTACCCGCATCCCGACCTCATCCCGGTGCTCGAGCGCACCAAGGGAATCCCCGTCTTCCAGGAGCAGCTGATGCAGATGGCGATGGTGGTGGGAGACCTCTCCGGCGAGGACGCCGACCTCATGCGCCGGGCGATGGGCTCCAAACGCGGTCAGGAGCGCATCGACTCGCTCAAGGAGAAGCTCTACGCCGGCATGGCGCGCCACGGCCTGATCGGCGAGGACGCGGATGCGATCTACCGCAAGATCCAGGCGTTCGCGAACTTCGGGTTCGCCGAGTCGCACTCGCTCTCGTTCGGCCTCCTTGTCTACGCGAGCTCATGGATCAAGCTGCACTACCCGGCGGCGTTTCTCGCGGGGCTGCTGCGGGCGCAGCCCATGGGCTTCTATTCGCCTGCGACGCTGACCGCGGATGCCCGGCGCCACGGTGTCGAGGTGCGCCGGCCCGATGTGCAGCTCTCGGGCGCCCAGGCCGGACTCGAGCCGCTCGGAGACAGCACCGAGCCGACGGGGATGGATGCCTGCCGTGGTCCGCAGCCGCCGGTGGGGCTGTTCGACGCGGCGGCTCCCGATGAGTCCGCTGCGCATCGTCGCGACGGTGCGTTCGCGGTGCGGCTGGGGCTCGGGGCGGTGACCGGTGTCGGTGAGAAGGTCGCCGCGCGCATCGTCGCCGAGCGCGACGCGGAGGGGCCGTTTCGCGACATGCGCGATCTGGTGCGCCGGTGCGACCTCTCTGTGGCGCAGCTGGAGGCGCTGGCCACGGCCGGTGCCTTCGACTGTTTCGGGCTGACCCGCCGCGAGGCCATCTGGTCGGCCGGCACCGCCGCGCAGGACCGGGCGCAGTTCCTCCCCGACACCGTCATGGCGGTGCAGCCGCCCCTGTTCCCCGACCCGTCGAGCTATGAGACGCTCGCGGCCGACCTGTGGGCGACGGGCATCTCCACCGACGATCACCCGCTGACCCATTACCGTTCCGCGCTGGATGCGCGAGGGGTGCTGACCTCGCGCGAGATGCGCGCCCACGAGTCGGGGCGGCGCATCGAGGTCGCGGGCCTCGTGACCCACCGCCAACGGCCGGCGACCGCATCCGGCATCACCTTCCTCAACCTCGAAGACGAACACGGGCTGGTGAACGTGATCTGCTCGACCGGCGTATGGAACCGATACCGACGCATCGTGCGCGACTCGCCGGCGCTGATCGTGCGCGGGATGCTGGAGCGTTCGGTGGAAGGGGTCACCAACCTCGTCGCGGATGCGTTCGAAGATCTCCGTGTGGGGATCTCGCACCGTTCGCGCGACTTCCAATGACACGGAAAAGGCCCCCGGGTGAACCCGGGGGCCTTTGCGCGGGGTCTCAGCCCCGGACGCCGAGGGCGAAACGGACTGAGCCGTCATCGCCGACCTCGGCATCGAGCACCCTGTCATCGAGGGCATCCGTCGCACCGGAGTCCACGAAGACGCGAGCGCCCGACGTCTCCACCACCGCGTCCTGCGGTTCGGGGGCGGCAGCGAGTGCGAGCTCGAACCCGGTCTCGGTGCCGGTGTCGCGAATGCGCAGCCCGCCACCTTCCGCCGGGATCTGGGACGAGATCGTCTTGACCGCCGAAGCAGCGTTCTCCGTCAGAGTGAGCATGGTGCTCCCTTCCATCGATGTCTGCGGACCGGCCACGATTCCGAGAATCCCGAGCGGAATCAACCCCTGCACGCGGATCGGATCGAACTCACACGAGGTTCACCGGGAACTTTTCAGGACGTCAGCCGCTGGTCCGTGTTCGAGTAACTGATCGAATCGGCCGTCGCCCCGACGAGTCCGAGCGTCACCCGCAACAGCGTCGGGGTGATTCCGTCGCGCGGCGGGGGAGTCTCGGCCCCGAGGGTGTACGACGTGCCGTCGGCGCCCGTGGCGGTGAGGGAGTTCAGATAGACCGAGACATCGCCCGAGAGCGTCATGGTGTCCGCCGTGGTCACCAGGGCAGGACCCTCCGCGTGTCCCACAGTCAGAGCGAAGCCGGTGATCGTGATGCTGTCCGCGCTGATCTTGAGAGCGTGCGTCCGGGTGCCGTCGGCCAGCGGAACGGTCACGAGCGAGATGCCTGTGAGGCCGCTGATCGACAGGCCGTCCGAGCCGAGTTGTGCCGGCGGCTGGGTGAACACGGGTGCGGTCTCATCCGGCACCGCCTCGACGGGCGCCTCCGGCTCGGCGGGAGCCTGCGGGGTCGGCGACACGTCCGGGGTCGGGCTCTGTCCGCCGAGGTCCGGGAGCCCCGGCAGGCCGGGCACGGATGACGCGCTCGGCGACGGCGTGGGCGACGGTGTCGGGGTG
Protein-coding sequences here:
- a CDS encoding error-prone DNA polymerase; protein product: MGWHNPPVPWSELERALSDARRPRPVPAGADGGDSPAWSHKRGPYVPPAIERPEQVVPYAELHAHSSYSFLDGASSPEELVEQAERLGLHALAVTDHDGFYGSVRFAEAAEPRRLQTVFGAELSLDLPAPQKGRPDPVGRHLLVLARGQEGYHRLAGALTRAQLRGAEKGRPVYDVTELAEQSGGPSDPQWAVFTGCRKGAVRQALALEGPAGAARELDLLVDLFGRDAVQVELIDHGDPRDTRTNDILAALAAERGLPVVATGNVHYAVPERRLLAAAIAAVRANRSMDELDGWLPAHGGAFLRSGAEMAARFARYPGAVARSVALADELAFPLRKASPALPKLPVPEGHTPMSWLRQLVWDAVPRNYPDLTEDQRRRIERELEVIEMKDFPGYFLIVYGIVQEARRRGILCQGRGSAANSAVCYLLDITAVDAIAYNLPFERFLSSLRDEEPDIDVDFDSDRREEIIQWVYQQYGRERAAQVANVIQYRPKNAVRDMARALGFSPGQQDAWSKQVERWGASLESAPDHDIPDQVVAYATELLKAPRHLGIHSGGMVLTERPVGEVVPIEHARMPGRTVIQWDKDDAAWMGLVKFDLLGLGMLSALQYCFDLIRSATGETWELRSLPKEEAAVYDMLCRADSIGVFQVESRAQMGLLPRLQPRAFYDLVIEIALVRPGPIQGGAVHPFVRRKLGHEEVTYPHPDLIPVLERTKGIPVFQEQLMQMAMVVGDLSGEDADLMRRAMGSKRGQERIDSLKEKLYAGMARHGLIGEDADAIYRKIQAFANFGFAESHSLSFGLLVYASSWIKLHYPAAFLAGLLRAQPMGFYSPATLTADARRHGVEVRRPDVQLSGAQAGLEPLGDSTEPTGMDACRGPQPPVGLFDAAAPDESAAHRRDGAFAVRLGLGAVTGVGEKVAARIVAERDAEGPFRDMRDLVRRCDLSVAQLEALATAGAFDCFGLTRREAIWSAGTAAQDRAQFLPDTVMAVQPPLFPDPSSYETLAADLWATGISTDDHPLTHYRSALDARGVLTSREMRAHESGRRIEVAGLVTHRQRPATASGITFLNLEDEHGLVNVICSTGVWNRYRRIVRDSPALIVRGMLERSVEGVTNLVADAFEDLRVGISHRSRDFQ
- a CDS encoding EamA family transporter — translated: MEDKWRRWILVTAIAPIAWGSTYVVTRHLLPPDVPLWGAVIRCLPAGLLVLLFARRLPRGSWWWRSLLLGLLNVGGFSVLIYIVGQRLPSSLAATLMSTSAACIMLFAWALLGQRPRLAAALGAAVGIAGVVLMLGVGAGSVDPWGIAASLGAMVASSFGFVLTSRWGQGVPALAMTSWQLLAGSVVLVPVALVVEGPPPQLTPEGFVGFAYVMLIGTAVAYAAWFAGLQRLPAAAVGLVGLLNPVTGVVLGVVLAGESFGPAQVVGLALVLGGVVWGVLPHRRRVLRQESVVGRQSGEAPQRASRGGMKA
- a CDS encoding HNH endonuclease, which gives rise to MRTLVLNAGYEPLAVVSFKRALVLVMNEKATIVERVEDVPIWGTTQIYDRPAVIILTRYVRIPNVRNVPVTRRGVLRRDGHRCAYCGKAASTIDHVLPRSRGGRDTWQNLVACCLRCNNVKGDRTPQEMSWTLRLVPDVPHGSGWSVRGTERADPRWEPYLALAA
- a CDS encoding DNA polymerase Y family protein → MPVRALVVWIPDWPVVAFGRESGEDAAAVAVVEKNVVVACSAAARADGVRRGQRRRDAQGACPRLQIVAMDAARDHRAFAPLVAAIERLAPHVQIIRPGLCALKARGPARYYGGEEEAANVLRAALHEAGVNDVRIGIADGPFTAEQAARAATTAEAPVRCVPSGLSGPFLAPLPATLLHDAGAETSLASLLARLGIHTLGAFAELPTDGIRDRLGEQGVRLQALAAGADSRTVTPRDVPPELDREVVFEPPVELAEQAAFGMRVAAEEFIAGLDALRLVCTELRVELESERGERSERVWLHPGTFDAAAVVDRVRWQLAEQQELRSPVARVRISPEAVDDQAHHVPGLFGRGEREKVHHALSRVQAMLGHRSVLTPVIAGGRWLDERQVMVPWGDRAIAPRDASLPWPGSLPAPLPTTVFPEPRPAEVRDAEGARILVDERGALSGTPADIAVGGVRRGVLSWAGPWTVIEREWDAARRRVAHRFQIVDAAQVAWLLVHEDARWSVEARYD
- a CDS encoding Fe-S cluster assembly protein HesB; its protein translation is MLTLTENAASAVKTISSQIPAEGGGLRIRDTGTETGFELALAAAPEPQDAVVETSGARVFVDSGATDALDDRVLDAEVGDDGSVRFALGVRG
- a CDS encoding MarR family transcriptional regulator — its product is MSGTEDRVSRIQDDWRRERPDLDPSPQGVIGRIHRVGLALTRELTAVYARFGLTEAEFDLLASLRRAGAPHSRPAGELAEHTMVTSGGLTKRVDRLVERGLVTRSGSDADGRRRLVALTASGRALIDDAFTAHIANEHRLVAMLDAPDAEQLARILQHWSERLER
- a CDS encoding cysteine hydrolase family protein; this encodes MTRALVVIDMQKGFDDLEFWGPTANPQCEQNVAALLRYADLEGIPVVVVRHDSRSETSVLHPSAAGNALVDVVGRAPAALLITKSVNSAFYGDPDLHAWLQERGIGELLICGIQTNMCVETTARMAGNLGYDTTVVWDATRTFDLDAEISGMGRVTRTAAEIMATTALVLQQGGFARIRTTAEIVGSERRVHDRSLA
- a CDS encoding M23 family metallopeptidase, with the protein product MAEQNDDSSAGAPEAAANPVTSRRSMRELARTAQGQVTRTKTAVVRAARPARAGRSFRKPLRSVVILSMVGGLVATVALPAYAAFNGGTDAATIEQVAAENPQSLVVASTVTSAGLDRGSYAATTPEEVEKKKAAEAAAARIAAAGSAASFSAANIDLNMVAPGSGAVRWPLDMSQIRVGRGFGADGYHQGVDLLGAAGTPEFAAAAGTVRVAGWYYGYGYAVVLDSVINGQSVTTLYGHMTQTLVNPGDYVEAGQIIGLMGSTGSSTANHLHFEVRIGGGLVDPYAWLQANAG